In Acidimicrobiales bacterium, one DNA window encodes the following:
- a CDS encoding ABC transporter permease, whose product MRITAIVGTALTRFIRDRFNLFFVFVFPLALVLLIGVQYGEPPTPQLGVVAGTGSLADELVDRLEENEQLEVVPHDDRDSLLAAVERGADAEQAAQVARDQLAITELITVETTTTGDRLFPEDVTGYDIGAASQLVLFIFLTSLTGSAAIIQSRRLGVTTRMLSTPTSLSTIIGGEGVARFAIAVLQGVYIMVATVVLFDVNWGSLVASATILAAFATVGAAAAMLSGALFDNDEQASGIAVITGLGLAALGGAMLPVELFSDTMVTIAKVIPHYWALDAFAEVVRHGGSVADIVPQLAVLLGFAAAIGTAAVWRLRVTLTG is encoded by the coding sequence ATGAGGATCACCGCGATCGTGGGAACCGCCCTCACCCGCTTCATCCGTGACCGCTTCAACCTCTTCTTCGTCTTCGTCTTCCCGCTGGCCCTCGTGTTGCTCATCGGCGTGCAGTACGGCGAGCCCCCCACCCCCCAGCTCGGGGTCGTAGCCGGTACCGGATCGCTGGCCGACGAGCTCGTGGACCGACTCGAGGAGAACGAGCAGCTCGAGGTGGTTCCCCACGACGACCGGGACTCCCTCCTCGCCGCCGTCGAACGGGGCGCAGACGCCGAGCAGGCGGCGCAGGTCGCCCGTGATCAGCTCGCCATCACCGAGCTGATCACCGTCGAGACCACCACCACCGGTGACCGGCTCTTCCCCGAGGACGTCACCGGCTACGACATCGGCGCCGCCTCACAGCTCGTGCTGTTCATCTTCCTCACCTCGCTCACCGGATCGGCAGCGATCATCCAGAGCCGCCGACTGGGGGTGACCACCCGCATGCTGTCGACCCCGACCTCGCTGTCCACCATCATCGGTGGTGAGGGCGTGGCCCGGTTCGCCATCGCTGTCCTCCAGGGCGTCTACATCATGGTCGCCACCGTGGTCCTCTTCGACGTGAATTGGGGGAGCCTCGTCGCCTCGGCCACGATCCTCGCCGCCTTCGCGACCGTGGGCGCCGCGGCCGCCATGCTCAGCGGAGCGCTGTTCGACAACGATGAGCAGGCGAGCGGGATCGCCGTGATCACCGGTCTCGGCCTCGCGGCCCTCGGCGGCGCCATGCTGCCCGTCGAGCTGTTCAGCGACACGATGGTGACCATCGCCAAGGTGATCCCGCACTACTGGGCGCTCGATGCCTTCGCCGAGGTGGTCCGCCACGGTGGTTCGGTCGCCGACATCGTTCCCCAGCTGGCGGTCCTGCTCGGATTCGCCGCGGCGATCGGAACGGCGGCCGTGTGGCGACTGAGGGTGACCCTCACCGGCTGA
- the dnaB gene encoding replicative DNA helicase, producing the protein MAMPDEAPVRRTSSRTPPHNLEVEESLLGAMLLSREAIADAVESVQVGDFYKPSHGHIFEAVTGLYSAGEPVDVVTVAAELQRVELLDAVGGSSKLLSMQAATPAVSNASRYARIIEELALLRRLIGVAGEIAELGYEIPEDVTKVVDLAESLVFDVAQRRVTDTLAPIRDLLSEHLDRLELLYERGDAITGLPSGYHDLDDLLSGLQPSALYVVGARPAMGKALALDTAIPTPQGWTTMGDLAVGDRVFDESGVPTTITYCSPVFTDHACYEVRFDDDSVLVADAEHQWEVEDPSGQRVVLTTSQLVEAGAGDGAGRWVVPVAQPLEGPELELPVDPYVLGCWLSTGLPPDVAGDLHHHDLEFFSGEFELAGYRSGGRRLSAELGQLGLLGGAPRQIPARYLRGSPKQRLALLQGIMDTDGVVVSERGIVEMHIVGPTLAGEVHELLCSLGHRPDPVTATQVSDRGAVLSAHRIRWTPPDPVFRLPRKADRLAQAPPPERARAGVRAVVSIDAVPSVATRCITVDAPSSLYLAGRSMIPTHNTAFALGMATHAALDTHRPVMYFSLEMSQIELTQRVVCAEARVDSSRVRNGKLVEADWNKIAHATGRLAEAPIWIDDNPNVTVMEIRSKARRLKSRVGDLGMIVVDYLQLMTGRSSAENRQVEVSEMSRQLKILARELETPVVALSQLSRGLEMRQDKRPVLADLRESGSIEQDADVVMFIYRDEVYHADSADRGTAEIIVAKHRNGPTGITRLAFLDHYTRFANMAKGV; encoded by the coding sequence ATGGCGATGCCTGACGAAGCTCCCGTCCGACGCACGAGCAGCCGGACCCCACCACACAACCTCGAGGTCGAGGAGTCCTTGCTGGGCGCGATGCTGCTGTCGCGCGAGGCGATCGCCGACGCCGTCGAGTCGGTCCAGGTGGGGGACTTCTACAAGCCGTCGCACGGTCACATCTTCGAGGCCGTCACCGGGCTCTACTCGGCGGGAGAACCGGTCGATGTGGTCACGGTGGCCGCCGAGCTCCAACGCGTCGAGCTGCTCGACGCGGTGGGTGGATCGTCCAAGCTGTTGTCGATGCAGGCGGCCACCCCGGCGGTGTCCAACGCCAGCCGCTATGCCCGCATCATCGAGGAGCTGGCGTTGCTGCGTCGCCTGATCGGCGTCGCCGGCGAGATCGCCGAGCTCGGCTACGAGATCCCCGAAGACGTCACCAAGGTGGTCGACCTCGCCGAGTCCTTGGTGTTCGACGTCGCCCAGCGCCGGGTCACCGACACCCTTGCCCCCATCCGCGACCTGCTCAGCGAGCACCTCGACCGACTCGAGCTGCTCTACGAGCGGGGTGACGCCATCACCGGGCTGCCCAGTGGCTATCACGATCTCGACGACTTGCTCTCGGGGCTGCAACCCAGCGCGCTCTACGTCGTCGGTGCTCGCCCCGCCATGGGAAAGGCGCTGGCGCTCGACACCGCCATTCCCACACCCCAGGGGTGGACCACCATGGGTGACCTCGCCGTCGGCGACCGGGTCTTCGACGAATCGGGTGTCCCCACCACGATCACCTACTGCTCACCCGTGTTCACCGACCACGCCTGCTACGAGGTCCGCTTCGACGACGACTCGGTCCTGGTCGCCGATGCCGAGCACCAGTGGGAGGTCGAGGACCCTTCAGGCCAGCGGGTGGTGCTCACCACCAGCCAGCTGGTGGAGGCCGGTGCCGGCGACGGCGCCGGTCGGTGGGTCGTTCCGGTCGCCCAGCCGCTCGAGGGCCCCGAGCTCGAGTTGCCGGTCGATCCGTACGTGCTCGGTTGCTGGCTCAGCACCGGGCTTCCGCCCGACGTCGCCGGCGATCTCCACCATCACGACCTCGAGTTCTTCTCCGGAGAGTTCGAGCTCGCCGGGTACCGCAGTGGCGGTCGACGCCTGTCCGCCGAGCTGGGCCAGCTGGGTCTGTTGGGTGGCGCCCCTCGCCAGATCCCTGCCCGGTACCTGCGGGGGTCACCGAAGCAGCGTTTGGCGCTGCTGCAGGGGATCATGGACACCGATGGTGTGGTGGTGTCCGAGCGTGGCATCGTCGAGATGCACATCGTCGGTCCGACCCTCGCCGGTGAGGTGCACGAGCTGTTGTGTTCGCTCGGGCACCGACCCGACCCGGTCACCGCCACCCAGGTGAGCGACCGCGGTGCGGTCCTGTCCGCCCATCGGATCCGGTGGACGCCCCCAGACCCGGTGTTCCGGCTGCCGCGCAAGGCCGACCGGTTGGCCCAGGCTCCACCTCCCGAGCGTGCCCGGGCGGGGGTGCGTGCGGTCGTGTCCATCGATGCGGTGCCCAGCGTGGCGACACGCTGCATCACCGTCGACGCCCCATCGTCGTTGTACCTCGCCGGCCGCTCGATGATCCCCACCCACAACACCGCGTTCGCGCTGGGGATGGCCACCCACGCGGCACTCGACACTCACCGTCCCGTCATGTACTTCTCGTTGGAGATGAGCCAGATCGAGCTCACCCAGCGCGTCGTCTGCGCCGAGGCCCGGGTCGACTCTTCCCGTGTCCGCAACGGCAAGCTCGTCGAAGCCGACTGGAACAAGATCGCTCACGCCACCGGTCGGCTGGCCGAGGCCCCCATCTGGATCGACGACAACCCGAACGTCACCGTCATGGAGATCCGCTCCAAGGCCCGCCGCCTCAAGAGCCGGGTCGGCGACCTCGGGATGATCGTGGTCGACTACCTCCAGCTCATGACCGGACGATCCTCGGCCGAGAACCGACAGGTCGAGGTGTCGGAGATGAGCCGTCAGCTCAAGATCCTGGCTCGCGAGCTCGAAACCCCGGTGGTGGCGCTGTCGCAGCTGTCACGAGGCCTCGAGATGCGCCAGGACAAGCGGCCGGTGCTGGCCGACCTGCGCGAGTCCGGATCGATCGAACAGGACGCCGACGTCGTCATGTTCATCTACCGCGACGAGGTGTACCACGCCGACTCGGCCGACCGAGGCACGGCCGAGATCATCGTCGCCAAGCACCGCAACGGCCCCACCGGGATCACCCGGCTCGCGTTCCTCGACCACTACACGCGCTTTGCCAACATGGCCAAGGGCGTCTGA
- a CDS encoding ATP-binding cassette domain-containing protein translates to MPTLPVPALGHPVHPAVRHGAGKSTTISIIAGLLQPNSGTIRIGGDVMTTKATSLRSRIGLVPQDLAVYPDLTCRENLRFFASLYGMGRADAKRRIDEVLEVIGLTDRADDRADEFSGGMKRRLNIGIGLLHRPTLLILDEPTVGVDPQSRNAILDSVEQLSGAGMSVLYTTHYMEEAERLCHRIGIIDHGRLMAEGTRRELVTSVGEQDRIHIAATGPLDQAVDALDRIDGVAETTINESGFTLLARDAAQVVARAIEAADANGLNVTSVEITQPDLEAVFLHLTGRALRD, encoded by the coding sequence GTGCCGACGCTACCCGTCCCTGCGCTCGGTCACCCTGTCCACCCGGCCGTCCGGCACGGCGCCGGGAAGTCGACCACCATCTCCATCATCGCCGGACTGCTCCAGCCGAACAGCGGCACCATCCGCATCGGCGGCGACGTCATGACCACCAAGGCCACCAGCCTGCGGTCCCGCATCGGGCTGGTCCCCCAAGACCTCGCCGTGTACCCCGACCTCACCTGCCGCGAGAACCTGCGCTTCTTCGCCAGCCTCTACGGCATGGGACGAGCCGACGCCAAGCGGCGCATCGACGAAGTGCTCGAGGTCATCGGGCTGACCGACCGGGCCGACGACCGCGCCGACGAGTTCTCGGGCGGCATGAAGCGGCGCCTCAACATCGGCATCGGCCTGCTGCACCGCCCCACCCTGCTCATCCTCGACGAACCGACCGTCGGCGTCGATCCGCAGTCGCGGAACGCGATCCTCGACTCGGTCGAACAGCTCTCCGGAGCGGGCATGTCGGTCCTCTACACCACCCACTACATGGAGGAAGCCGAACGGCTCTGCCACAGAATCGGCATCATCGACCACGGCCGCCTCATGGCCGAGGGCACCCGCCGCGAGCTCGTCACCTCCGTCGGCGAGCAGGACCGCATCCACATCGCCGCCACCGGGCCGCTCGACCAGGCCGTCGATGCGCTCGACCGGATCGACGGCGTCGCCGAGACGACGATCAACGAGTCCGGGTTCACCCTCCTGGCAAGAGACGCCGCCCAGGTGGTCGCCCGGGCCATCGAGGCGGCCGACGCCAACGGTCTCAACGTGACCTCCGTCGAGATCACCCAACCCGACCTCGAAGCGGTGTTCCTGCACCTCACCGGCCGAGCATTGCGGGACTGA
- the rpsF gene encoding 30S ribosomal protein S6, translating into MRAYELMIILDAQLEESTIQGVINRVGELAAASGGAVATTDKWGVRRFAYEINHQHEGFYVVLEIVTEAQNLDDIDRFLRLADETIRHKILRLPDNEATRRGLLGGEAAPASAG; encoded by the coding sequence ATGAGAGCGTACGAACTCATGATCATCCTCGATGCCCAGCTCGAGGAGTCCACGATCCAAGGCGTGATCAACCGCGTCGGCGAGCTCGCCGCCGCCAGCGGCGGTGCGGTCGCCACCACCGACAAGTGGGGCGTCCGGCGCTTCGCCTACGAGATCAACCACCAGCACGAGGGGTTCTACGTCGTGCTCGAGATCGTCACCGAGGCCCAGAACCTCGACGACATCGACCGCTTCCTCCGTCTCGCGGACGAGACCATCCGCCACAAGATCCTTCGGCTTCCCGACAACGAAGCGACCCGTCGTGGGTTGCTCGGCGGCGAAGCCGCCCCGGCGAGCGCCGGGTAA
- a CDS encoding ABC transporter substrate-binding protein: protein MVRITAVRRVLAAVACIVFASACAGDDTDGDSGATEQETTTTSPEERDDGSGSEADEGPSYGGRIVIGLEGETGNWLPGTGQFATSGVSVAMSIYDPLMVLTEDGTLEPNLAESLEPNDDLTEWTMTLRDGVVFHDGSPLDAGAIKWNFDTLHADPTAVTYGSVQSAGIEAVEVVDDLTVVWRLADTNAGFPDVLRTSVGWPVSPTAYEERGADELGEHPVGTGPFRFVEWRRDDRFVAERNEDYWRTDPAGNQLPYLDEVEFRPIPDEDSRVQSLAADSVQVISTLRGSSIKAVMEMVDEGGFGGNLFVGNTSGASIFNTLVPPVDDVRIRRALAYAGDAEAVAVVLGDDGLVPTTTTFFSVDSPWFSETASAAYPGADGRDLATAQELIEQYRSDPDRSDGRAPGDPIEITYSCPPDPSLVEIGQLLQSLWGEAGVEVHLESVEQSTLIANAVGSADEDPPWSGDYQVNCWRAGATLGDPLTTFQNFFGPPESTPGNFTNFSHPDIDEAIDQLRSEIDFEARYAATEQINLVANEHVPLTWGVGTPTYVGWRGDVRGLADWVTPSGTPGNGTAEGRVIVHQAYLVDE, encoded by the coding sequence ATGGTTCGCATCACTGCTGTTCGGCGGGTGCTCGCCGCCGTCGCGTGCATCGTGTTCGCCTCCGCGTGCGCCGGAGACGACACCGATGGCGACTCCGGAGCGACGGAGCAGGAGACCACCACCACGTCGCCGGAGGAGCGCGACGACGGGTCAGGGTCCGAGGCCGACGAGGGACCGTCCTATGGGGGTCGCATCGTGATCGGACTCGAGGGCGAGACCGGCAACTGGTTGCCGGGCACCGGACAGTTCGCCACGTCGGGGGTCAGCGTGGCGATGAGCATCTACGACCCGCTCATGGTGCTCACCGAGGACGGCACCCTCGAACCCAACCTCGCCGAGTCGCTCGAACCGAACGACGATCTCACCGAGTGGACCATGACGCTGCGCGACGGGGTGGTGTTCCACGACGGCTCACCGCTGGATGCCGGGGCGATCAAGTGGAACTTCGACACCTTGCACGCCGACCCGACGGCGGTGACCTACGGCTCGGTTCAGTCGGCTGGGATCGAAGCGGTCGAGGTGGTCGACGATCTGACCGTCGTGTGGCGTCTGGCCGACACCAATGCCGGCTTCCCCGACGTGTTGCGGACTTCTGTGGGGTGGCCGGTGTCGCCGACCGCGTACGAGGAGCGCGGTGCAGATGAGTTGGGCGAGCACCCGGTCGGGACCGGTCCGTTCCGCTTCGTCGAGTGGCGCCGCGACGATCGGTTCGTGGCCGAGCGCAACGAGGACTACTGGCGCACCGATCCCGCCGGCAACCAGCTTCCCTACCTCGACGAGGTGGAGTTCCGCCCGATCCCGGACGAGGACAGCCGGGTGCAGAGCCTCGCCGCCGACTCGGTGCAGGTGATCAGCACCCTGCGGGGCAGCTCGATCAAGGCGGTCATGGAGATGGTCGATGAGGGCGGGTTCGGAGGGAACCTCTTCGTCGGCAACACCTCGGGCGCGTCGATCTTCAACACCCTGGTGCCGCCGGTCGACGATGTGCGCATCCGCCGGGCGCTCGCCTACGCCGGCGACGCCGAGGCCGTTGCGGTGGTGTTGGGCGACGATGGGCTCGTGCCCACCACCACCACGTTCTTCTCGGTCGACAGTCCGTGGTTCTCCGAGACGGCCTCTGCGGCCTATCCGGGTGCCGACGGGCGTGACCTGGCAACCGCCCAGGAGCTGATCGAGCAGTACCGCTCCGATCCGGACCGCTCCGATGGTCGGGCTCCCGGTGATCCGATCGAGATCACCTACAGCTGTCCGCCCGATCCGAGCCTGGTCGAGATCGGTCAGCTCCTCCAGAGCCTGTGGGGTGAGGCCGGGGTCGAGGTCCACCTCGAGTCGGTCGAGCAGTCGACGCTGATCGCCAACGCCGTCGGCAGCGCCGACGAGGATCCGCCGTGGTCGGGCGACTACCAGGTGAACTGCTGGCGGGCCGGCGCGACCCTCGGTGACCCCCTCACCACCTTCCAGAACTTCTTCGGGCCGCCCGAGTCCACTCCCGGCAACTTCACCAACTTCAGCCACCCCGATATCGACGAGGCCATCGACCAGTTGCGAAGCGAGATCGACTTCGAGGCTCGGTACGCCGCGACCGAGCAGATCAATCTGGTGGCCAACGAGCACGTACCGCTCACCTGGGGTGTCGGCACGCCGACCTATGTCGGCTGGCGCGGCGACGTCCGGGGTCTGGCCGACTGGGTGACACCGTCGGGGACCCCCGGCAACGGCACCGCCGAGGGGCGGGTGATCGTCCATCAGGCATATCTGGTCGACGAGTAG
- the panB gene encoding 3-methyl-2-oxobutanoate hydroxymethyltransferase has protein sequence MSALTAPQVRRRKVRAGADPLVMVTAYDAPSARMADEAGVDLILVGDSVAMVVLGYEDTLAVTVDDMVHHVGAVARARPGPLVVADLPWMSYHLDVHDTVRNAATLVRAGAQAVKLEGGRTRVPHIEAIVDAEIPVMGHLGLTPQSMHQMGGFKVQGKTSEAALMLVSDAKALAAAGCFAIVLEGIPDSVARMVTDSVDVPTVGIGAGPGCDGQVLVFHDVLGIEDRVTPKFVRRYADLKAQGVAGLTAFADDVRAGTFPSDGESYHLSADEADALGLYGGGTISG, from the coding sequence ATGAGCGCACTCACCGCTCCCCAGGTGCGTCGACGCAAGGTTCGCGCCGGCGCCGATCCGTTGGTGATGGTCACCGCCTACGACGCGCCGTCGGCCCGCATGGCCGACGAGGCGGGGGTCGACCTCATCCTCGTCGGCGACTCGGTCGCCATGGTCGTGCTCGGCTACGAGGACACCCTGGCGGTCACCGTCGACGACATGGTCCACCACGTGGGCGCCGTCGCCCGCGCCCGTCCGGGGCCGTTGGTCGTGGCCGATCTGCCGTGGATGAGCTACCACCTCGACGTCCACGACACCGTACGCAACGCCGCCACGCTGGTGCGGGCCGGAGCCCAGGCGGTCAAGCTCGAGGGCGGTCGCACGCGCGTGCCCCACATCGAGGCGATCGTCGACGCCGAGATCCCGGTCATGGGACATCTCGGCCTCACCCCCCAGTCGATGCACCAGATGGGCGGGTTCAAGGTGCAGGGCAAGACCAGCGAAGCCGCCCTGATGCTGGTGTCCGACGCCAAGGCGTTGGCGGCAGCGGGGTGCTTCGCCATCGTGCTCGAGGGCATTCCCGATTCGGTCGCCCGGATGGTCACCGACTCGGTCGACGTGCCCACCGTCGGCATCGGTGCCGGACCCGGCTGCGACGGCCAGGTGTTGGTCTTCCACGACGTGTTGGGCATCGAGGACCGGGTGACACCGAAGTTCGTGCGACGCTACGCAGACCTCAAGGCCCAGGGTGTCGCCGGGCTCACCGCCTTCGCCGACGACGTGCGTGCCGGGACGTTCCCGTCCGACGGCGAGAGCTACCACCTCTCTGCCGACGAAGCCGACGCGCTCGGGCTCTACGGAGGTGGCACCATCTCGGGGTGA
- a CDS encoding ABC transporter permease produces MPTALLIAAKDLRQRARDKSLFILAFIAPLALGFIFSIILGGADPSDERITFDYGVVDLDGGDLATGFSDLLAELEENGLVEVTSFSDTAAAREAVDDTDVSAAFVLPAGLSDALATGTDAQIRVIGSVDASIATDVAGSIARAFTTRVSTSGLAGVTAAMSGAVSADDIATVASQVAMSAPLAQVEVIERDTDSLDFGTTMVAGMAIFFAFFVAGTAVTGILEERESGTLPRLLISPASRAAILFGKASATIIVGIVALIALVSASTLIMGADWGPAAGVLPLIVAGVLAATGIMSLVGGLARNAEQAGNLQAIVAISMAMLGGAFGLAAPEQDSLWGRLALLTPVRWFLRGLEELAAGGPADVVPATVALLVMAVVTGSAALAFAGKVLRP; encoded by the coding sequence GTGCCCACCGCCCTGCTGATCGCCGCCAAGGACCTGCGTCAGCGAGCTCGCGACAAGTCGCTGTTCATCCTTGCCTTCATCGCCCCGCTGGCCCTCGGATTCATCTTCAGCATCATCCTCGGCGGCGCCGACCCCTCCGACGAACGCATCACCTTCGACTACGGCGTCGTCGACCTCGACGGCGGAGACCTCGCCACCGGGTTCTCCGATCTGCTCGCCGAGCTGGAGGAGAACGGCCTCGTCGAGGTGACCAGCTTCAGCGACACCGCCGCCGCCCGGGAGGCCGTGGACGACACCGACGTCTCGGCCGCCTTCGTCCTCCCGGCCGGCCTCTCCGACGCCCTCGCCACCGGCACCGACGCCCAGATCCGGGTGATCGGCAGCGTCGACGCCTCCATCGCCACCGACGTGGCCGGGTCGATCGCACGCGCCTTCACCACCAGGGTGAGCACCAGCGGGCTCGCCGGGGTCACCGCGGCCATGAGCGGCGCTGTCTCGGCCGACGACATCGCCACGGTCGCGTCACAGGTGGCCATGTCGGCACCGCTCGCCCAGGTCGAGGTCATCGAGCGCGACACCGACAGCCTCGACTTCGGCACCACCATGGTGGCGGGGATGGCGATCTTCTTCGCCTTCTTCGTCGCGGGGACGGCGGTGACCGGCATCCTCGAAGAGCGCGAGTCCGGAACCCTTCCCCGCCTGCTCATTTCGCCGGCATCTCGGGCCGCGATCTTGTTCGGCAAGGCCTCCGCCACGATCATCGTCGGGATCGTCGCGCTCATCGCGCTGGTGAGCGCCTCCACGCTGATCATGGGAGCCGACTGGGGGCCAGCGGCCGGAGTGCTCCCCCTGATCGTCGCCGGGGTCCTCGCGGCCACCGGCATCATGTCGCTCGTCGGGGGACTGGCCCGCAACGCCGAGCAGGCCGGGAACCTGCAGGCCATCGTCGCCATCTCGATGGCGATGCTCGGCGGGGCCTTCGGACTCGCGGCACCCGAGCAGGATTCGCTCTGGGGCCGCTTGGCCCTGCTCACCCCGGTTCGGTGGTTCCTCCGCGGGCTCGAAGAGCTCGCCGCCGGCGGGCCGGCCGACGTCGTCCCCGCGACCGTCGCGCTGCTGGTGATGGCCGTGGTGACCGGGAGCGCGGCCCTCGCCTTCGCAGGCAAGGTGCTCCGGCCATGA
- the ssb gene encoding single-stranded DNA-binding protein, whose protein sequence is MAFDNTLTVVGNITRDPELRFTPGGMAVASFGLAWNRRKQDGEDEVSFFDVTCFRDLAENVAESVQKGSRVIIYGMLQQRSWETPDGDKRSKVEIIADEVAPSLKWATAAVTKNDKKGDGANRGGDAGSRPVPNEAPAYDSDEEPF, encoded by the coding sequence ATGGCATTCGACAACACCCTGACGGTGGTGGGCAACATCACCCGCGATCCCGAACTGCGCTTCACCCCTGGTGGCATGGCCGTCGCCAGCTTCGGTCTGGCGTGGAACCGTCGCAAGCAGGATGGCGAGGACGAAGTGTCGTTCTTCGACGTCACCTGCTTTCGAGACCTGGCCGAGAACGTGGCCGAGTCGGTTCAGAAAGGGTCGCGGGTCATCATCTACGGCATGCTGCAGCAGCGGTCGTGGGAGACGCCCGACGGCGACAAGCGCTCCAAGGTGGAGATCATCGCCGACGAGGTCGCCCCCAGTCTCAAGTGGGCGACGGCGGCCGTGACCAAGAACGACAAGAAGGGCGACGGTGCCAACCGTGGTGGCGACGCCGGGTCGCGCCCGGTGCCCAACGAGGCGCCCGCCTACGACAGCGATGAGGAGCCGTTCTGA
- the rplI gene encoding 50S ribosomal protein L9, which translates to MKVILRSDLDGVGFKGDICEVADGYARNFLLPKGLALKATKGADSQASTMRRSRDVKDAADRAAAQEVASTLVPTVIYISAKSGSEGKLFGSVTTSDVADAVTAQAGIDLDRRKLHLDEPIKTLGTHTVVAKLHSEVEFPITVEVAPE; encoded by the coding sequence GTGAAGGTGATCCTGCGCTCCGATCTCGACGGTGTGGGCTTCAAGGGCGACATCTGCGAGGTCGCCGATGGCTATGCCCGCAACTTCCTGCTCCCCAAGGGCCTGGCACTCAAGGCCACCAAGGGGGCCGATTCCCAGGCTTCCACGATGCGCCGTTCCCGCGATGTCAAGGACGCCGCCGACCGAGCCGCCGCCCAGGAGGTGGCCAGCACGCTCGTGCCGACGGTCATCTACATCTCGGCCAAGTCCGGCTCCGAGGGTAAGCTGTTCGGCTCGGTCACCACGAGCGACGTCGCCGACGCGGTCACCGCCCAAGCCGGCATCGACCTCGACCGCCGGAAGCTGCACCTCGATGAGCCGATCAAGACCCTCGGTACCCACACGGTGGTGGCCAAGCTCCACTCCGAGGTCGAGTTCCCGATCACGGTCGAGGTCGCTCCCGAGTAG
- a CDS encoding DUF192 domain-containing protein: MSRYRSILPFHLVLVTLLGFVALAGCVPTGERPELVDEHLDELSPAASPTCPSPTDTFDRFSAAEITVVAADGSGTRRCVLIADTAELRSHGLMEVTDLAGYDGMLFSFPGTARGSFWMGNTVVPLSIAFIDQDGGVVSTADMEPCPEAVDCPDYPPEGPYRWALEVEQGHLDQFGLTDGARLDPDTLPLARDSGPRPDEVETVPR; encoded by the coding sequence GTGAGTCGCTACCGGTCGATCCTCCCGTTCCACCTCGTCCTCGTCACCCTGCTGGGGTTCGTCGCGCTGGCGGGCTGCGTCCCGACGGGCGAGCGCCCCGAGCTGGTCGATGAGCACCTCGACGAGTTGTCGCCCGCAGCATCACCCACCTGTCCGTCCCCGACCGACACCTTCGACCGGTTCAGCGCGGCCGAGATCACCGTGGTCGCCGCCGATGGATCTGGCACCCGGCGGTGTGTGCTCATCGCGGACACCGCCGAGCTACGGTCGCACGGGCTCATGGAGGTGACCGACCTGGCGGGCTACGACGGCATGCTCTTCTCGTTCCCCGGAACCGCCAGGGGATCGTTCTGGATGGGAAACACCGTGGTCCCGCTCTCGATCGCGTTCATCGACCAGGACGGCGGGGTCGTGTCGACCGCGGACATGGAGCCGTGTCCGGAGGCGGTCGACTGTCCCGATTACCCGCCCGAGGGCCCATACCGTTGGGCGCTGGAGGTCGAGCAGGGCCACCTCGACCAGTTCGGCCTCACCGATGGCGCACGACTCGATCCCGACACCCTCCCCCTGGCCCGCGACTCCGGTCCGCGACCCGACGAGGTGGAGACGGTTCCACGGTGA
- a CDS encoding glutaredoxin family protein, with translation MTDRRARVVMGLLLVSSFAATGLLGVASPAGAGEIEPAGEQEAVVIDIYWGDGCPFCHDAIEHLTAFAEAEDGVEVQTFEVWFDAENRARMERVADQLGVRADAVPLIVVGNQSWTGFNGAIGRSIESAVLELRGDVRPPDEVPAPDGPSSSSVVDVPLVGDMDLSRSLHPAGHRSHRPGRRVQPLLAVGPHGPARPGAAHGVAPASGGRRRHVPGDHHPHLRTVHRRRLLHARAGGGHGRNPPRGRRLRPHLRPGQHQGLPLVQEGGLADHP, from the coding sequence ATGACAGATCGTCGGGCCCGCGTGGTCATGGGACTGCTGCTGGTGTCGTCGTTCGCCGCGACGGGGTTGCTCGGTGTCGCGTCGCCGGCGGGGGCCGGCGAGATCGAACCTGCCGGCGAGCAGGAGGCGGTGGTCATCGACATCTACTGGGGCGACGGCTGTCCGTTCTGCCACGACGCCATCGAGCATCTGACCGCCTTCGCCGAAGCGGAGGATGGTGTCGAGGTCCAGACCTTCGAGGTGTGGTTCGACGCCGAGAATCGGGCCCGTATGGAGCGGGTCGCCGATCAGCTCGGCGTCCGGGCCGACGCTGTTCCCCTCATCGTGGTGGGCAACCAGTCCTGGACCGGGTTCAACGGCGCGATCGGCCGGTCGATCGAGTCCGCGGTGCTCGAGCTCCGGGGCGACGTCCGGCCACCCGATGAGGTCCCGGCACCGGACGGGCCGTCGTCGTCGTCGGTGGTCGACGTGCCCCTCGTCGGCGACATGGATCTGAGCCGGTCGCTCCACCCTGCTGGCCACCGTTCTCATCGCCCTGGTCGACGGGTTCAACCCCTGCTCGCTGTGGGTCCTCACGGTCCTGCTCGCCCTGGTGCTGCACACGGGGTCGCGCCGGCGAGTGGTGGCCGTCGGCGGCACGTTCCTGGTGATCACCACCCTCATCTACGGACTGTTCATCGTCGGCGTCTACTCCACGCTCGGGCTGGTGGGGGCCATGGACGGAATCCGCCTCGTGGTCGCCGCCTTCGCCCTCACCTTCGGCCTGGTCAACATCAAGGACTTCCTCTGGTTCAAGAAGGGGGTCTCGCTGACCATCCCTGA